One window of Deltaproteobacteria bacterium genomic DNA carries:
- a CDS encoding BON domain-containing protein, translating into MLVAMLSCTMPGPALASPSDAWITTKIKLALLTTEGVSGTAVRVDTINHRVTLHGKVRSGEEREKAESVAKTIDGVQGMVNLLEVVARRNEKAVQRSDDRINKGVTQALKANASLNGSSISLKSVNNGVVLLVGTAKTLADHLSAVEVAAGVPGVRRITSEIQSPDTLTDAEIWRDAKKAQVSNAAYGVGNASRDVYITSMTKMRLLADSRTPALDINVDTRDGVVTLFGMVPGKEAKRAAEADARKVSGVKRVMNELQVVSSATQPAVKANDDDIERDMRKTFQDHADFKDISIQVKNCAARLTGTVSTGMDRLEAAMVARATQGVCSVQDDLRIAD; encoded by the coding sequence GTGCTCGTCGCGATGCTGAGCTGCACCATGCCGGGCCCTGCTCTGGCGTCACCGAGCGACGCCTGGATAACTACGAAGATCAAGTTGGCGCTGCTCACGACCGAGGGCGTCAGCGGTACGGCCGTGAGAGTCGATACCATCAATCATCGTGTGACATTACACGGCAAGGTGCGCTCCGGCGAGGAGAGGGAGAAGGCCGAGAGCGTCGCCAAGACGATCGACGGCGTGCAGGGGATGGTGAACCTCCTGGAGGTGGTGGCGCGGCGGAACGAGAAGGCGGTGCAGCGATCTGACGACCGCATCAACAAGGGAGTTACCCAAGCGCTAAAAGCCAACGCTTCTCTGAATGGGAGCAGCATCTCCCTGAAATCCGTGAACAACGGTGTGGTACTGCTCGTGGGGACGGCGAAGACGCTGGCGGATCACCTGAGCGCCGTCGAGGTCGCGGCTGGCGTCCCCGGCGTCCGACGCATCACGAGCGAAATCCAGAGCCCGGACACCTTGACTGACGCGGAAATCTGGCGCGACGCCAAGAAGGCCCAGGTGTCCAATGCCGCGTATGGTGTAGGGAACGCGTCGCGCGACGTGTATATCACCTCGATGACGAAGATGCGCCTGTTGGCCGACAGCCGGACGCCGGCGCTCGATATAAATGTGGACACGCGAGATGGCGTGGTGACGCTGTTCGGCATGGTGCCCGGGAAGGAAGCGAAGCGGGCCGCAGAGGCCGATGCGCGCAAAGTGAGCGGTGTCAAGCGTGTCATGAACGAACTGCAGGTGGTGTCGAGCGCCACGCAGCCCGCCGTGAAGGCGAATGACGACGACATCGAGCGCGACATGAGGAAGACCTTTCAGGACCATGCTGACTTCAAGGACATCAGCATTCAAGTGAAGAACTGCGCCGCGCGGCTGACCGGAACCGTTTCCACCGGGATGGACCGCCTCGAAGCGGCGATGGTTGCGCGTGCGACGCAGGGCGTGTGCTCGGTACAGGACGATCTGCGCATCGCGGACTAA